A single window of Pectobacterium parmentieri DNA harbors:
- the yjeH gene encoding L-methionine/branched-chain amino acid transporter, which yields MSEAKGLKQELGLIQGVGLLSTSLLGTGVFAVPALVAQLAQQDSLWAWPILILFVFPIAIGFAALGQHFPNAGGAAHFVNLAFGPRMARVTGWLFLSVIPLGLPAALQIAAGFWQAAFGWNELGLLCVQLLTLGGIWLLGLRSAGSSANIQIVIAMLVVGLVAAIWWQGEITPAHIPWPSVNELSWSNTFGALAVMFWCFVGLEAFAHMATEFRVPERDFPRALLIGMLVAGAVYWGCTVAVLHFKAYGEGIAATASLPGIVVQLFGQHALWIACFVGYLACFASVNIYTQGFARLVWSQAPKGSALAKLSAGQAPVNALSVVVICCLVCCLLIYWLRLPLDMLIVYANGIFVLIYLLCMLAGWRLLQGKARVMAVIGGMLCCALLLMIGWKSLYALITLAVLWLFLPRRHVELVSH from the coding sequence GTGAGTGAAGCAAAAGGATTAAAACAAGAGCTTGGTCTGATTCAAGGCGTTGGGTTGCTTTCTACCTCGCTATTGGGGACCGGGGTATTTGCGGTTCCTGCGCTGGTCGCGCAGTTGGCACAGCAAGACAGCCTGTGGGCCTGGCCGATTTTGATCCTGTTTGTTTTCCCTATTGCCATTGGTTTCGCTGCGCTGGGGCAACATTTTCCTAATGCGGGCGGTGCCGCGCACTTTGTTAATTTGGCCTTCGGGCCGCGAATGGCACGTGTAACCGGCTGGCTCTTCCTTTCCGTTATCCCTCTTGGGCTACCTGCAGCCTTGCAGATTGCTGCCGGGTTTTGGCAGGCGGCATTTGGCTGGAACGAATTGGGGCTGCTCTGCGTACAGTTACTGACGCTGGGCGGTATCTGGCTGCTTGGCCTGCGCAGTGCTGGATCGAGTGCCAACATTCAGATCGTCATTGCGATGCTCGTGGTGGGATTGGTCGCCGCGATCTGGTGGCAGGGGGAAATCACGCCTGCGCATATCCCTTGGCCGTCAGTGAATGAATTGTCATGGTCTAACACCTTCGGCGCGTTGGCGGTCATGTTTTGGTGCTTCGTTGGGCTTGAGGCTTTTGCGCATATGGCGACGGAGTTTCGGGTGCCGGAGCGTGATTTTCCACGGGCTTTACTCATCGGCATGCTGGTCGCAGGGGCGGTTTATTGGGGATGCACGGTAGCCGTACTGCATTTTAAGGCTTATGGGGAAGGGATTGCTGCAACGGCATCATTGCCGGGGATCGTCGTGCAATTGTTTGGTCAGCACGCGCTGTGGATCGCCTGCTTTGTCGGGTATCTGGCCTGTTTTGCCAGCGTGAATATCTACACGCAGGGTTTTGCCCGTTTAGTCTGGTCGCAGGCACCGAAAGGCAGTGCATTGGCTAAGCTGTCCGCAGGGCAGGCACCAGTGAATGCCCTGTCGGTTGTGGTGATCTGCTGTCTGGTGTGTTGCCTGTTGATTTACTGGCTCAGGTTACCGTTGGATATGCTGATTGTGTACGCGAACGGCATTTTTGTACTGATCTATCTGCTGTGTATGCTAGCGGGATGGCGTTTGCTGCAAGGAAAGGCCAGAGTGATGGCTGTAATCGGAGGCATGCTCTGCTGTGCGCTGTTGCTGATGATCGGCTGGAAATCGCTGTATGCGTTAATCACGCTGGCCGTACTGTGGCTGTTTTTGCCGCGCAGGCACGTTGAACTGGTTTCTCACTGA